From the genome of Arvicola amphibius chromosome 9, mArvAmp1.2, whole genome shotgun sequence:
gggaggtgggggtggatgCTCTGAGGAGGAGGAGCCATTCTGGGAAGTGACCTAAACtctgaggaggagggggaggagttcCAAGGATGCCTTCCTGGGGAGGTCGGAAATGAGGAGGAGCTCTGAGGAAGAGGCCTTAGCCCTGAAGGGTCAGAGCCTTTCAGTCTCTTCAGTCACCAGAGACCACTTAGGACTTCATAGCTTGTGCTCCCAGAGGAGCCTGGTTTACAGTGGGCCACAGATGGTTCTTGGGGACACGTGATGAGGTTAACAGTTAATTCCCCGTCAGAGACTATGGAGAACAGAAGATGGAGGAAAACGCATGCAAATCCCGAATAATGTCATCTAGTTTTGTCAAGAAAAATTATCCTTCAGGAATTAAGTAGAAAGCAAGACATTTCCAGATAAAAGCTGAAGGGAATCGGTATCAGTGGACGTGCCTTACAAGGCGCGGTAGAAGGAGTTCTCCAGGCTGGAATGAAATGATGCCAGCAGTTACCTCAACCCCCTGAGAAATGAGCACAGGGCAGGGTAACAACACCGGGAATAAAAGTGTCAGTGTGCTTCGGGGCTgtaattcctttctttttgcctGTGTGGCTGCAAACACCAATGCATAAAAAATAATTACTAATCCGTGCTCACAATTATAAGTGTGCAATGTGTGGCAATGTTAGTATAGTGTTAGAGGGACCAACATGAAATGCACAGACGTTGTATACTACAGAAAGGAAATTGATACTCAAACAAGGGTTTTATAACTTTAAGGTGTTGATTACCATCTTGATGCTCACTGTCCTTGAGTGTGTAGTGTGGCAGAAAGAagcaagatcctgcctcagcAAGGTGGAAGATGAGAACCATATTCCAGCAGTTATCCTACCTCTGTATTCACTCAGGGGCATGTCCTCCCCATCCCATGTACATACACACCCTAATAGTGAGCATTAAAAGATGGTGAGTTAATCCCCAAggtaaataatgaaaaacaaaatgcacaAACATGAGAAGAGAATCAAAGAGGAACACTAAGAGTATCAGCTGAGTTCAAAAAGGCAAAGGTGTGGGAGTTAAGGGGACGATAGAAGGAATGCAGAGCTAAAAATACAACGTGGATTAGGTAAGAgtccttgcttgctttctgttgctgtgatatgAACACTTGCACCAAAAGAGACTCTGTGGAGGAAAGGAATGATTTCAGATTCCAcctccaggtcacagtccatcactgagggaagtcagggcagaagctgaagcagaaaccatagagGATGCTGCATACTAGCTGGTTCATAGGCTTGTCTTTagctagttttctttttcttttttttttaaagtgaatatttttaatatttttatttattatgtatacagtattctatctgtgtgtatgcctgcaggcccataagagggcaccagaccccattagagatggttgtgagccaccatgtggttgctgggaattgaactcaggacctttggaagagcaggcaatgctcttaaccgctgagccatctctccagccccttagctAGTTTTCTTATCCAGCCAAGGATGTTGTGCCTGGGGAATGATGCCACCTGTGTTGGTTGGGCCTTCATATATCAATTAACAATTAAGGTGATCAGAAAGACATGCCTGCAGGTCAATATGGCCCAGGATtctctcaattgagattcctttCTCAGGTGACCCCTGACTGGGTCAAGGTGACAGCTAAAGCTGAACTAGCAGGTATTTCCTCTCAGTAATCAGTTGAAGAGTAATTGAAGTGTACCTGAGTTAAACCCTCTTTTTGAAAGCAGAGACTGATAAATCGGTTAAGAAATTAGATCCATGTGCATACTGGTTTCAGGAGAGCCATCAGACACAGCAAAATGAAGCTGAGACTGTAAACATAAGAAATTTGTTCAGTGCAAAAGATAACCAAACCGAGGTGGCTGTATTGGAGTTTATTAGATGATTCAAAGTTTATGGCGGGAAGAAGATACAGAAACTGCAAATGCACAGTCATACACCACATATTGATGATGTTATTCAAGGACAGACGGTATAGATGCTTGTGTCCTATAGGATTGTGTCACCAGGTGACTTCACGGCCACCTTCGTTTCTGTAAATACTCTATAGTGTCTGCTCAAGGATGCAGTGCGGAGATAATGCAGTCCTCAGACCAGTTGCACCCCGCAGTGACGTCTGACTGAGTGTATGGAATAGAGAGATGTAAGTAGATGGGGTAAAAGGGAAAGTTCCAGAGGAGGAGGATAGCTGTGCAGTCATAGGTGAGGGGTTGATACCTGACTGTCAGCAGTGGATAGAAAcaccacacagaggcttcttaAGGATATTCAGTATTTAAACCAATTAGTCCAGGTCTGTGAAACAGCTGGCCCTCCTAGGCAAGAGAGACACTGAGCCTCAGCATGTGCACATTTCCAAAAGCACAGAATCATTCTCCTGGATCGATTGCATATTAAGCCAGATCAACTTTCAATACCCTTTAAAAACTGGAGCATGGTTGGGCATGGTtgggcatggtagcatatgcctgaaatcccagcagtaGGAAAGCTACAGCAgaaggattgctgcaagtttgaggcatttcaggccagcctgggctacatagtgaggctctgtctttaaaaaagtcaTAAATAGGATTTCTTGTTGCTGTGGAGCCAGCCTACAAATGCATATATCAGCGGTGAAATGGAAACTAGACAAGCGTGTGTGAATCAGCAACAGCATTCTGTCAAACAACCAGAGGGTCACAATGCAAATGAAATCAGACAATAACCCGAGATCAATGGAAACAACACAATATGCACACATCAATCACATACGCATACAGAATTCTAAGGATGCTCAAGGAGGTAATTGTAAACACATGACCATAGCAGCATCATTCATAGTAGCTGAAGGAGGAACCACAGTGCCTACTGACAGCTgagtgaattaaaaagaaaaaaatctgtaatctGAGACCCCCAGGGCATGTTTATAACAGCTCCTAGatacagtttttttgtttttgctttttaagacagggtttctctgtaactttgaagcctctccttgctctgtagacctttCTGACCTTTGAGATCCAtctttttctgcctcctgagtaatgggattaaaggcatgtgccaccactgccgagcAAAATACAGGTTTTTTCCCTTAGTTTTTTAAAGCtgtattttagtttaatttatatATACCTGTATGTGTCGGTGAgaaatttgtttgtgtgtttgccacatgtgtgtgggttcCTAGTGtcctgaggccagaaaaggatgttggatctcccagagctggagttataggtctAATGAGTCTCCAACATAGGTGTAGGGGatggaacttaggtcctctggagaagcaaccttgagccatctccccaggccctggaggcttttaaaaatgtatacacaaCTATGAGGTTTATTTTATAAGTCAGGTACTGTGAGAGATTAATGGTAATAACTAATGACAATTATAATTACAGTGGAATCCTTCTCTCAGATATCTCATTGCACCCACACAATACTATATGTGATGCTGTGGGTTGATGCTAGGATGATGAGCAGGAAtgagaatgtgggcattgtgACATAGCATCAGGAGACCATCACCTTCCTCCTTGAACACAGAACTGTGTTACTACAGAGTTAGATCCAGTAACACAAACCCTTATAGTGTCCCTAATAACATGAACACGTGGGACAAAGACACCCTTATGTTCCCAATGTAAGAGTGATGGTGAAAAATATAAGAGATTTAGTGAGACTCCTCTGAATAGTACACAATTCCAAATCTGAGAATTGTTCATTTATGGAACTTTCCAGGTAATGCTTTTGGACCATGGTTGTCTGCTGTAATTGAAACCAGAGAAAGACAAGTTCTGGGTGAGTGCTGTTCATTGGCACAGTGGACGATCGTTCAGCTGTAAAGAGCGAGTGTGAAGCCCGCTGAACACCAAGGAGCCGTGAAGACTTCAGTCAGTCACAGACAGCCAGTGCACGACTGCACTCTGTCAATCACAGAAATAGAAGGCAGGAAGATGGGTGCTAGGGTTGGACAGAGGAGAGAATGGGGAGCTACTGTCCTGGGGTGCAGAGCTCCAGCTTTAGCAGATGAAGTGATCTTGGGAGGAATCGTGGTGGTGGCTGCACTCTGGGACTGACTGATACCCCTAAGCTGTGCTCTGCAAAAGCAGGGATGAGCTGTGGTGTGACTCACCGGAGCTGCAGGCTGAGCATGCATAAGGCCTTGGGatcaattcccaacaccacaaGAAATAGAGTGGTAAGGCTGGTAAATATTAGTGATGGCtaaccaaaataaaaccagaaagacacacagacatgcttcAATTTGCCTTGCATGCCAAGGAGCACGGCCAGGGCAATCGTATGACCTCAGCTTGGGCATTTCTATCCTGCACATTCCAGGACAAGTGCTTGAGTCTTTTGGGCCTGTCACTAGATGTTGCCTGAGAACATGTTGGTAGCAGTGTCTCCACACAGCTGTGGCTGAAAGCCATTTGGCATCATTTATACCAGGAACTGGGTTTAGGAAAGCAGCCTTGGATTGCCCAGTTCTGACTTGGAGGGTGTGGAGACTGAGGTCAGCCAAGTGTGTCCTTCCCTAAGCCATGCTCATGTCTATGGAACCTTTCATACCTCTGGACAATGAGACTCTGTGATCTTCTTTGTGAGCATTGTCTTCAGCCTGAGACAGCTGGTAGTGTGATCAACTCCCTGAGCTCTGCTGTCCCTTtacctgctgctgcttctcttctctgtcctttctctgcagCCATAACTGTGAGGACAGCAGCCACCCAGCTCTGGGAGCCTTTCCAGGTGCTCATGCACCTCAGGGGACCATGCCGATTCTTAGTGGAAGCCTATTACACCTGTCCCTGAGACCCGTGGAGGCCTGACCTCTACTTGCAGCTTGTCACCACCTCAGTCACCACTCATCAGTGGCTCTTCATGGGTGACATAGGGTCAGCCATCATTCCTGAACCTCagtctacctctttttcctctccttccttcctctaccgatccttctctttttcctctcttcattctccctcttcccctcttcctctagCTCTCGTTTAGTTTTATGAGGCAGAGTTTCCTGGTTATATAGTCTAAACCAACATAGACCTTCCTTTATGTCCCAGGATATTCATATACACGTAATCCTCTTGCTTGGGGTTTCCATGTGCTGAACCTGCAGGGTTGTGTCAACCATTTTCTCATGACATTAGCTGTCCCTTGGGGAGGGAAGAGTAGCTTGTCACCAAGGTTGGTTGTAGACTGTTGGCTGATGATCCAGCAGAGACAGGGATTGAGGTTGGAGCAGGAAACCGTGGCAGCTACCAGACTGGTTTATTGTGCATGGCTCAGCCCTAGTTACAGAGCATGACTGGAATTAGTGTCCCTGCTGGCGCATCACAGCACAGAGCTGGTagggggaaggggaaactggAACTGCAAAATTGCCATGGTCGCTGGGTCGGGGCTGTCCATCAGGCAGGGAGAAGCTAAAGCGCTGCAGGAGGCAAGTGAAGAAGAGGAACAGCTCCATGCGGGCCAGGGGCTCTCCAAGGCAAGCTCGGCGACCTGTGGGTAGGAGAGGAACTCAGTAAGCCAGGGGTCTGGCCCCATAATTCAGGGCAttctgggaagggggagggaagccaGGTGCCCCACAGGACCTGCTGAGAAGGGCATGAAGGCCTCATGTTTCACAAAGCGGCCCTGGGCATCCAGGAAGTGCTCAGGATGGAAGCGGAGGGGCTTCTCCCAGACAGTCTCATCCTTCAGCACTGAGGACAGGTTGGTGATGAGGGTCGTCCCCTGGCAGGAGGCACATGGTGTGAACATGGATTGGGGTAGGGCTGTCAATACCCTGGTTACCATGATCACACGAACAGTCTCATACATTTGATCCTTTCATATAAGCTCAGCCCTAGAGGCATCTCAGCCCTGTAGAGCATCCTGTTACAGGTCTGCATGAGTGCCCAACCCTGACCTGTTACGTGTGCAGTGCTTCCTAAAAGCTCCTTTGGTTGTTATCATTAGACAGTCCTCGTTCCTGAGGACTCTCAAGGCTGCAATGTGCATGCACTCAGGTAGGTCCTGCAAGCATGTTGGAAATCTAGGCTAGGCTGGTCTTGTTCTCTTCCACCCTTGTGTGCTAGTGTCATGATGTAATAGTAGGAGGGCCCATTCCTACCTTGGGTATGAGGAAGCCATGTACTTCAATGTCACGAGATGTGATGCGTGGCAAATTCAATGGGGAGATGTCACCAAATCGCTGCACCTCATGAATGACAGCATTAGTGTAGTGCATGCGGGCCTGGTCTGCCATCTCTGGGCTTCTCCCCTGCCCTATGATGTCATCAATCTCCTGTTGCACGCGGCCTGGAGGGACAGCATCCCCTCAGTGAAGCATTCCCAGGggcttccctctgctcctctcttaCAACCATGCTAAGGGCTGAGAGTTCATATAAGAAAGATGTCTGTGAGTGCTGCTGGAGTCTGGGTTAAGTTAGTGCTGGGAGCCACATGTATCTGCAGAGTgtgcctctttcctccttcccagccccAGCCAGGCTCACTCTGCACATCTGGGTGTAGGATCATGAGCAGCAGGGCCCAGGACAGTGTGGTTGAGGTGGTCACCATCCCTGCAGCAAACAGGTCACCAACCACCATGCGCAGGTTCTCATCATTGAAGCTGCTCTCAGGGTTTCCCTTGGCCTGGGTCAGACAGAGAAAGTAGTCTCAGTGGGGAGAGAAGTCTGCAATGGCCTCCCATTTCCCCGGGCAACCCAGGGGTTGGTGTATACAAGACCCCACTCATTTGGCCTCATAACTCACAGGACCTCAGCTCACAGCCCCTGACCCCATCTCTTGCAGCTGCCAATCACCTTCTCCACCTCTGCCAGGAAGGCATCAGTTAGGTTCCGGGGTGGCTTTTCAGGGTCCCTGGTCCTTCTATTCTCAGTCAACAGGTTATCCACCATGGCCATGAAGTTTCTCTGACCTTCAAAGACCTTGTTAGCCAGCCCTGGGATGCGCAGGAGCATCGGAAATGAGTTCAGAACCTGTGGCAGCCACAGAGGAAGTCTCAGTGcttccacttttaaaaattattattcattatcGTATATGTGTCGTATATTGTACACAAAACAGGTAATAGGATAATGTATAGGGTCCATCGTTTCTACCCTACATGGCTCctaggcatcaaactcaggtttccagGCTTGCTTGGCCAGCCCCTTACCCACTAACCATTCAGTTGGCCTCAGTATTCACCTTAACCAGTCTCAGATCCCAGCCTCCTTCACCGTGGACCCGGAGCCTGTTTGTCCACACCCatcacctgcctcctcctcagtTCCAACCTTCAAGCTCTTTCAGCCTGGGTGGACAGGACTATTCTACTCTGGAAACCACAGGCTTTGTGTGGCTTCCATGTAGATAGAGGGTtcagggtctctctctttctagaaACCCTGACTTTGATCCACTTCTCCCCTCCTGTTATCTGATGTTAGTCAAGCTCCAGGAAGTCTCCATGATGGCTTTTGCACACAGTTTCCTCTGTGACCATGGACAGCATAGCAGTGGctctgcaggctgctcagagcctcCTACCTCAGGAATGATGCCAGAGACCTCTGTCAAACTTTCTTCCAGTAGTTTCAGCATTCTAATGAGGTAAGGGTCTTCATACTCGAAGCGACGAGCAAAAATGAGGGACGCGATTACATTGCATACAGCCTTGTTCAGAAAACTGCTAGGATTGAAGGAACACCCTGGGTGTGGAGACACAAACAAGTCACTGTGCTGCTCGTGTCTCCCTGTGCCCCTCTGCACCCTCACCCATCACCCACCAGCCTGGTCTGCGAGGGCATCACAGAGGTGGCCTGCCTCCTCTGTCACCCACTGCTCCAGGGATTTCTTGCCCAGGCCAAAGTTGCGCAGGGTGGACACAGAGAATCGCCGCTGCTCTCGCCACTCAGGCCCGTACGGTGCAAGAACCACACCTGTAGACACATGCATGTGTTACTAAGACCCCTGGCTGTGCTGTCCTCTATGTCATTGTTCTTCTCATCTGGGTTCCTACCCATAAGCCTCTCAGAACTTTGCTACCGCAATCCAGCACTTGCCTCCTGGGTAGTTTCCACCCAGGGTTTCACTGGCTTTTTGTTGAATTGCTTGAACACATTACCACCAGTATTCATGTCTTATACTTCCTCTGTCCATTGCCGTATCTACAATACCAGCTCTGCCACACACAGCCCTTTACCTTGGGATCCAGGCCTCGAACCCAGGTATTCAAAGATGGGTATTGGAGGGCGGTCAGCAGTGTCCTCTCCATAGGTCACCAGCACTTTCCGCACCGCCTTCAGTCCACTGATCACAACCACGGGCTTCCAGGCCATCTGCAGGCTGAACACGTCACCATAGCGTTTTTGAAGCTGAAGTGGAGGGACAGAATGCTTAGGAAGTGGAGGTCCCTTGAAGATCCTAGAACCAGGCTCACTGCATAAacattggttctctctctctctctctctctctctctctctctctctctctctcgctctcgctctcgctctcgctctctctcgctctctcttgctctctctctctctgtttgtgtgtgtgttactttttaTTGAACCTTGGCCCTGACAAATGCGATCTACATCCCCAGCATGAGCTCTAATGGTTGTCCTCTAAGTTCATCAAAGGACCCATAATAGAATTGGTCAGCCAGTTGTGACCTTGCCACATAGAGGATAATGTTCATAGCCCCCTTAGAATCGCACCATTATGTGAGGAAGTGCAGGTTCCTTGAGACCCAAACCCCAAATCATGCAGCAGCAAGAGATTCAACAACCCCTCTCCTCACTGACACAGTACCCTAGATCCAGGTGTCTCTCATTCACCCCATTCACTGTTGAGATCAGAGGGACTTAGAGCTTTGATGACTTAGTTCTGTCTCGTCTATTTAATTCCCAATACTCCATCTCCCGTCCTTTGACCtcctaaattctttttcttcaaaagttCACAGTGTCCTTGGTCCCTGA
Proteins encoded in this window:
- the LOC119823023 gene encoding cytochrome P450 2D10-like, producing MGLLAGDGLWSVAIFTAIFLLLVDLMHRRQRRTACYPPGPVTVPVLGNLLQLDFQNIQYSMYKLQKRYGDVFSLQMAWKPVVVISGLKAVRKVLVTYGEDTADRPPIPIFEYLGSRPGSQGVVLAPYGPEWREQRRFSVSTLRNFGLGKKSLEQWVTEEAGHLCDALADQAGCSFNPSSFLNKAVCNVIASLIFARRFEYEDPYLIRMLKLLEESLTEVSGIIPEVLNSFPMLLRIPGLANKVFEGQRNFMAMVDNLLTENRRTRDPEKPPRNLTDAFLAEVEKAKGNPESSFNDENLRMVVGDLFAAGMVTTSTTLSWALLLMILHPDVQSRVQQEIDDIIGQGRSPEMADQARMHYTNAVIHEVQRFGDISPLNLPRITSRDIEVHGFLIPKGTTLITNLSSVLKDETVWEKPLRFHPEHFLDAQGRFVKHEAFMPFSAGRRACLGEPLARMELFLFFTCLLQRFSFSLPDGQPRPSDHGNFAVPVSPSPYQLCAVMRQQGH